A single Tindallia californiensis DNA region contains:
- the secG gene encoding preprotein translocase subunit SecG — MNGLRIVLMILQVIASIVLIASILLQSGKSAGLSGSIAGGSEQLFGKEGRGYEGILKKVTTAGAVMFIVVAIILVAIQ, encoded by the coding sequence ATGAATGGGTTAAGAATTGTCTTGATGATTTTACAAGTAATAGCTTCCATAGTACTGATTGCAAGTATACTGCTTCAGTCTGGGAAAAGTGCCGGGCTGTCTGGGTCAATAGCCGGAGGATCGGAGCAGTTATTTGGTAAGGAAGGCAGAGGATATGAAGGAATATTGAAAAAAGTAACGACAGCAGGTGCGGTAATGTTTATTGTTGTTGCAATTATTCTTGTAGCGATCCAGTAG
- the eno gene encoding phosphopyruvate hydratase: MSIITDVHAREVLDSRGNPTIEVEIYLEDGNIGSAIVPSGASTGIFEAVELRDGDKSRYMGKGVQEAVKNVHEHIAEEMIGMDVTDQIRIDQTLLQLDGTMNKSKLGANAILGVSMASARAAAQSLGLPLYQYLGGVNSKQLPVPMMNILNGGAHADNNVDIQEFMIMPLGANHFSEGLRMCTEIYHRLKNVLKEKGLSTGVGDEGGFAPNLASNEEALKIIIEAVEKAGYQPGNDIKIAIDAAASSFYNEAKQQYELSGEGVNKNADEMIDYYEELIEKYPIISIEDGLAEEDWEGWAKMTEKLGQRIQIVGDDIFVTNTERLKRGIEEKSANSILIKLNQIGTITETLDTIEMAKKSGFTCVISHRSGETEDHTIADFAVAVNAGQIKTGAPARTDRVAKYNQLLRIEDMLGDTAQYSGDVFYNLK, from the coding sequence ATGTCAATTATAACAGATGTACATGCTAGAGAAGTACTTGATTCGCGAGGAAATCCAACGATAGAAGTGGAAATTTATTTAGAGGACGGAAATATAGGTAGCGCGATTGTGCCTTCAGGGGCATCGACGGGTATTTTTGAAGCTGTGGAACTAAGAGATGGTGATAAAAGCAGGTATATGGGAAAAGGTGTTCAGGAAGCAGTGAAAAATGTTCATGAGCATATTGCGGAAGAAATGATAGGGATGGATGTAACTGATCAGATAAGAATTGATCAGACGCTACTTCAATTAGATGGGACGATGAATAAAAGCAAACTTGGTGCGAATGCTATTTTAGGGGTTTCTATGGCAAGTGCACGAGCGGCTGCTCAAAGTCTTGGATTGCCGTTATATCAATATTTAGGTGGAGTGAATAGCAAACAGTTGCCAGTTCCGATGATGAATATTCTTAATGGAGGAGCACATGCTGATAATAATGTTGATATTCAAGAATTTATGATTATGCCTTTAGGAGCCAATCATTTTTCGGAAGGACTCCGAATGTGTACAGAAATATATCATCGATTGAAAAATGTATTGAAAGAAAAAGGCCTTAGTACTGGAGTTGGAGACGAGGGTGGCTTTGCGCCCAACTTAGCATCAAATGAAGAGGCGCTGAAAATAATAATAGAAGCTGTTGAAAAAGCAGGTTATCAACCAGGAAATGACATTAAGATTGCTATAGATGCTGCAGCGTCTAGCTTTTATAACGAAGCAAAACAGCAATATGAACTATCTGGTGAAGGAGTCAATAAAAACGCAGATGAAATGATTGATTACTATGAAGAACTGATAGAAAAATATCCAATTATTTCTATAGAAGATGGTCTTGCTGAAGAGGACTGGGAAGGTTGGGCCAAAATGACAGAAAAACTAGGTCAGCGAATCCAAATCGTAGGAGATGATATCTTTGTAACAAATACAGAAAGATTGAAGCGTGGAATAGAAGAAAAAAGTGCTAATTCCATTCTTATAAAACTAAATCAGATTGGTACAATAACAGAAACGTTGGATACTATTGAAATGGCTAAAAAATCCGGGTTTACTTGCGTTATTTCTCATCGATCTGGTGAAACAGAAGATCATACTATTGCTGATTTTGCTGTAGCTGTTAACGCTGGACAGATTAAAACGGGAGCACCAGCAAGAACGGATAGGGTTGCAAAATACAATCAATTATTAAGGATTGAGGATATGTTAGGTGATACAGCTCAATATAGTGGCGATGTTTTTTATAATCTAAAATAA
- the gpmI gene encoding 2,3-bisphosphoglycerate-independent phosphoglycerate mutase produces MKNPVVLMILDGLGISDNETGNAVFKANMPIFKGMFNKYPNVLLEASGLAVGLPQNQMGNSEVGHLNIGAGRVVYQELTRISKAIEEGEFFNNPQISEAMLKASNQNTTLHLMGLLSDGGVHSHMEHLFALLEMAKQKNVSKVAIHCFLDGRDTPPQSAVSYIEDLEKKIHVLGLGRIATVSGRYYAMDRDKRWDRTELAYNAMTKGVGIKAETAVDAVKSAYKRGENDEFIKPTIINEANQQQNQISTGDSVIFFNFRPDRARQITRAFIDKHFSYFERDQKPVNLCYVTMTQYDQTIEGVKVAFLPQQLRNTLGEVLAQNGKKQLRIAETEKYAHVTYFFNGGVEKPSEGEDRILIQSPKVATYDLKPEMSASEVTQELLRYLDSNNADFIVVNYANPDMVGHTGVMEAVVKSLETVDECMGMIVKKVLELEGVILITSDHGNAEELIDVQTGNTVTAHTTNPVPLMLAGLGSVELRQQGKLCDLAPTVLDIMNMNKPKEMSGRSLLVR; encoded by the coding sequence ATGAAAAATCCAGTAGTGCTGATGATTTTAGATGGACTAGGAATAAGTGATAATGAGACTGGTAATGCTGTGTTTAAAGCAAACATGCCTATCTTTAAGGGAATGTTTAATAAATATCCCAATGTACTGTTAGAAGCTAGTGGGTTAGCCGTAGGATTACCACAAAATCAAATGGGTAATTCTGAAGTTGGTCATCTGAATATAGGTGCAGGAAGGGTTGTTTATCAAGAATTAACACGAATTAGCAAGGCCATTGAAGAAGGTGAGTTTTTTAACAATCCACAGATTTCTGAAGCGATGCTTAAAGCAAGCAATCAGAACACGACCCTTCATTTAATGGGATTATTATCAGACGGTGGCGTGCACAGTCACATGGAACACCTTTTTGCATTATTGGAGATGGCGAAGCAAAAGAATGTAAGTAAAGTGGCCATTCACTGTTTTTTAGATGGGCGAGATACTCCTCCACAAAGCGCTGTTTCGTATATTGAAGATCTGGAAAAGAAAATTCATGTTCTTGGGTTAGGACGTATCGCAACTGTTAGTGGTCGTTATTATGCGATGGATCGTGATAAGCGATGGGATAGAACTGAACTGGCATATAATGCCATGACCAAAGGCGTTGGGATAAAGGCTGAAACGGCAGTAGATGCTGTGAAATCAGCATATAAAAGAGGCGAAAATGATGAATTTATAAAGCCAACAATCATTAATGAAGCCAATCAGCAGCAAAATCAAATTTCGACAGGTGATTCAGTAATATTCTTTAACTTTCGACCCGATCGGGCACGACAAATAACAAGAGCTTTTATAGACAAACATTTTTCGTATTTTGAAAGAGATCAAAAACCTGTCAATTTATGCTATGTCACAATGACTCAATATGATCAGACGATCGAAGGAGTAAAAGTTGCTTTTTTACCACAACAGCTACGCAATACACTAGGAGAGGTATTAGCTCAAAATGGTAAAAAGCAACTTCGAATAGCAGAAACTGAGAAGTATGCTCATGTGACTTACTTTTTTAATGGTGGTGTTGAGAAACCATCCGAAGGCGAAGACAGAATTCTTATTCAGTCGCCAAAAGTAGCCACCTATGATTTGAAACCTGAAATGAGTGCTTCGGAAGTAACGCAAGAATTGCTGCGGTACTTAGATTCCAACAATGCGGATTTCATTGTAGTGAATTATGCAAACCCGGATATGGTAGGTCATACAGGTGTAATGGAAGCGGTTGTTAAATCCTTGGAGACCGTGGATGAATGCATGGGTATGATTGTGAAAAAAGTTCTTGAACTTGAAGGCGTTATATTAATTACTTCTGATCATGGAAATGCTGAAGAATTAATAGATGTACAAACTGGGAATACGGTGACAGCCCATACAACCAATCCGGTTCCCCTAATGCTTGCTGGTCTAGGTAGTGTAGAGCTCCGACAACAAGGAAAACTATGTGACTTAGCACCGACTGTTTTAGATATAATGAATATGAATAAACCAAAGGAAATGTCTGGTCGTTCATTGCTTGTTAGATAA
- the tpiA gene encoding triose-phosphate isomerase — MRIPLIAGNWKMNMNHESGKDLVKKISDKVGGSDPEVVVCCPFPMLLEIGKCLSDSAIMLGAQNMHWENSGAFTGEISADMLLELGVKYVIIGHSERRQIFSETNHMINLKVKKALEKQIVPILCIGELLNEREGKQTERVLTDQLENSLANINTQEATKIVIAYEPVWAIGTGKTATPEQAADTIGFIRGWLKEKYGESSSEKIRILYGGSVKPDNISEIMKSPDVDGALVGGASLIDEDFINIVHFKHSN, encoded by the coding sequence GTGAGGATTCCGTTAATAGCCGGTAACTGGAAAATGAACATGAACCATGAGTCTGGCAAAGATTTGGTAAAAAAAATATCTGATAAAGTTGGTGGAAGTGATCCCGAAGTGGTGGTGTGCTGTCCATTTCCAATGCTCCTTGAAATAGGGAAGTGCTTAAGCGATTCTGCAATCATGCTGGGAGCACAAAATATGCATTGGGAAAACTCTGGGGCATTTACTGGTGAAATTTCGGCAGATATGTTATTGGAACTGGGTGTGAAATATGTCATTATTGGTCATTCGGAAAGAAGACAGATATTTTCAGAAACAAATCATATGATTAATTTAAAGGTAAAAAAAGCCTTGGAAAAGCAAATAGTACCAATTCTTTGTATTGGTGAATTGCTAAATGAACGCGAGGGTAAACAAACAGAACGAGTGCTTACTGATCAATTGGAAAATAGTTTAGCCAATATAAACACCCAAGAAGCAACGAAGATAGTGATTGCCTATGAACCAGTATGGGCAATAGGTACAGGGAAAACAGCCACTCCTGAGCAAGCGGCTGATACGATCGGATTTATTCGTGGATGGTTGAAAGAAAAGTATGGTGAATCTTCCTCTGAGAAAATTCGAATTCTTTATGGTGGTAGCGTGAAGCCGGATAATATTTCTGAAATAATGAAGTCTCCAGATGTTGATGGTGCCTTAGTAGGAGGAGCGAGTCTGATTGATGAAGACTTCATTAACATTGTACATTTTAAGCATTCTAATTAG
- a CDS encoding phosphoglycerate kinase produces MMCLNKRKMNNVKLEREKVLLRCDFNVPLDKERNIIDDSRIQASLPTIKYLLENNASVILMSHLGRPKGEPKKDLTLKPIAERLENLLSKKVFFADDDEVVGHHAKSMSGNLKPGEIMLLENVRFRSEEEKNEANFSKELASLGTVFINDAFGTAHRAHCSTTGIANYLPSAIGYLIEKEVGIMGAALNKPARPFVAILGGAKVSDKIGVIDNLIDKVDVLLIGGGMAFTFLKAEGFGIGQSLLEEDKIEVAKKMIEKAEEKGVPLLLPVDVVAANDLSNHASFEIAEIHRIPDDKIGVDIGPKTIGLFAERIRAAKTVIWNGPMGVFEIDNFSKGTKAVAEAMADNDAITIVGGGDSAAAVEKWEMSEKMHHVSTGGGASLEFLEGKILPGIDIISNE; encoded by the coding sequence ATGATGTGCTTAAATAAAAGGAAGATGAACAATGTTAAATTAGAAAGAGAGAAAGTTTTACTTAGATGTGATTTTAACGTTCCCCTTGACAAAGAGAGAAATATTATAGACGATAGCCGAATACAAGCATCTCTACCGACAATTAAATACCTGCTTGAGAACAATGCTTCGGTTATATTGATGTCACACTTAGGAAGACCAAAAGGAGAGCCTAAAAAAGACTTGACACTAAAGCCGATTGCTGAGAGACTAGAAAACCTTTTAAGCAAAAAGGTTTTCTTTGCTGACGACGATGAAGTGGTAGGTCACCATGCAAAGAGCATGTCTGGAAATTTGAAACCAGGAGAAATTATGTTGTTAGAGAATGTACGCTTTCGGAGTGAAGAAGAAAAAAACGAAGCAAACTTTTCTAAAGAGTTAGCATCTTTAGGAACGGTTTTTATTAATGATGCGTTCGGCACGGCTCATCGAGCACATTGTTCTACCACTGGTATTGCAAACTATCTTCCATCAGCTATTGGATATTTAATAGAAAAAGAAGTTGGTATTATGGGGGCAGCACTCAATAAACCAGCTAGACCTTTTGTGGCCATTTTAGGAGGTGCAAAGGTGTCTGATAAAATTGGAGTGATTGATAACCTCATCGATAAAGTAGATGTACTTTTAATTGGTGGAGGAATGGCGTTTACTTTTTTAAAGGCGGAAGGCTTTGGAATTGGACAGTCTCTATTAGAAGAAGATAAAATAGAAGTCGCAAAAAAAATGATTGAAAAAGCTGAAGAAAAAGGTGTTCCGTTACTACTTCCTGTTGATGTGGTTGCCGCTAACGATTTATCCAATCATGCAAGCTTTGAAATAGCGGAGATACATCGTATTCCTGACGATAAAATAGGCGTTGACATTGGACCTAAAACAATAGGCTTATTTGCAGAGCGAATACGTGCAGCAAAAACAGTTATATGGAATGGTCCGATGGGCGTTTTTGAAATAGATAACTTTTCAAAAGGAACAAAAGCTGTGGCTGAAGCAATGGCTGACAATGATGCTATTACTATCGTAGGAGGAGGCGACAGTGCGGCGGCTGTAGAAAAATGGGAAATGAGTGAAAAGATGCATCATGTTTCCACTGGCGGAGGAGCATCTCTTGAATTTCTGGAAGGGAAGATATTGCCTGGGATTGACATCATTTCAAATGAGTAA
- the rpoN gene encoding RNA polymerase factor sigma-54: MEMGFNLNLEQSQKLVMTPQLRQAIKILQFTSLELEEYIEQQIENNPIIEINEEDKKTKEELIEDKKIDWKEYAEDFDNYEYCKEAFHHNSDNDFNYENIIFRNPTLQEHLIFQFTLTYLEADLHLIGEYIIDSLDENGYLRVSLEEIAETLQQDYSTVESVLHIIQTFEPVGVAARTLTECLVIQCKSLGIKNENVYLMIESYLDEIACNKYPAIAKSLGITTQEVQNICDFLKTLEPKPGRKYAGNDNRYVVPDVVIKKIENEYYIIPNDRNIPRLTIRKDYQQMLSRGDENEEAVRFLNDKFNNAMWLIKSIEQRMQTIHKVVEQIVHKQRCFFEHGKKHLKPMTLREIADEIGVHESTVSRATNGKYVETPAGTFELKYFFSSGVPNNGGESIAAESIKNYIRDILDHEDPKKPYSDDRIASELESKGIKISRRTVAKYREDMKIPSSSKRKRY; the protein is encoded by the coding sequence ATGGAAATGGGATTCAATCTAAATTTGGAGCAATCCCAAAAATTGGTTATGACGCCCCAATTAAGACAAGCGATTAAAATTTTACAATTTACATCGTTGGAGCTAGAAGAGTATATAGAGCAACAAATTGAGAATAATCCTATTATAGAAATAAATGAAGAAGATAAAAAAACGAAAGAAGAACTTATTGAGGATAAAAAAATTGACTGGAAAGAATATGCTGAAGATTTTGATAACTACGAATACTGTAAGGAAGCTTTTCATCATAATAGTGATAATGACTTTAATTATGAAAATATTATTTTCAGAAATCCAACACTGCAAGAGCATTTAATTTTTCAATTTACGCTTACCTATTTAGAGGCTGACTTGCATTTAATAGGGGAGTATATTATTGATAGTTTGGATGAAAATGGATATTTAAGAGTGTCTCTGGAAGAAATTGCCGAAACCCTTCAACAAGATTATTCTACGGTTGAGAGTGTTCTTCATATTATCCAGACATTTGAACCAGTAGGAGTTGCGGCAAGGACCTTAACAGAATGCCTGGTAATTCAGTGTAAATCCTTAGGCATCAAAAATGAAAACGTTTATCTAATGATTGAATCATACCTGGATGAAATTGCTTGTAATAAATATCCAGCTATTGCGAAAAGCCTTGGTATAACGACACAGGAAGTGCAGAATATTTGCGACTTTTTAAAGACGTTAGAACCAAAACCAGGCAGAAAGTATGCTGGGAATGATAATCGCTATGTAGTACCTGATGTTGTTATTAAAAAAATTGAAAATGAGTACTATATCATTCCTAACGATCGAAACATTCCAAGATTAACGATTCGAAAAGATTATCAGCAAATGCTTTCTAGAGGAGACGAAAATGAAGAAGCTGTTAGATTTTTAAATGATAAGTTTAACAATGCGATGTGGCTGATTAAAAGTATTGAGCAAAGAATGCAAACAATCCACAAAGTTGTTGAACAGATTGTTCATAAGCAGAGATGTTTTTTTGAACATGGAAAAAAACATTTAAAACCAATGACTTTAAGGGAGATAGCTGATGAAATTGGTGTTCATGAGTCAACGGTGAGTCGCGCCACCAATGGAAAATATGTTGAAACGCCAGCGGGTACTTTTGAACTTAAATATTTTTTTTCTAGCGGAGTACCTAACAACGGAGGCGAAAGTATCGCTGCTGAAAGCATTAAAAATTATATTCGTGATATTCTTGATCATGAAGATCCAAAGAAACCTTATAGTGATGACCGGATAGCTTCGGAACTTGAAAGTAAAGGTATTAAAATTTCTAGGAGAACTGTGGCAAAATATCGGGAAGATATGAAAATCCCTTCATCATCCAAGAGGAAACGATATTAA
- the grdD gene encoding glycine/sarcosine/betaine reductase complex component C subunit alpha has product MVNEYNTRNMMGHLFEEVAEILETGKKSNKMKVGLTTYGCEAGIKNWIRAAENATAQSDDFEVVLIGPKQKTALLQFDAINEVQAHKKMDMMLDHGIIDACITTNYTYPIGVASVGKMTTLSQGKQIFMATTSGTSAINRGAAMTFNALYGVIVAKTMGINNPKVGILNVEGARQVEKGLVELSQRGYPIDFASSMRSEAGCIMRGNDVIAGTPDVLVQDSLTGNITMKMCASFMSGGSLETIGAGYGPGIGEQYDKIAMVISRASAEIVVENAIHFAAKLIRGNLISVAKNEFSKAKKAGLLEIINRMSKMNKLEMGNKSITIPLEEPVNHGIAGIDIMELEQAMQILWSSGIYAESGMGCTGPILLVNEKKAERAIMALKKSGFLVYEEGCC; this is encoded by the coding sequence ATGGTCAATGAATATAATACTCGTAATATGATGGGGCATCTCTTTGAAGAAGTGGCCGAGATATTGGAGACTGGTAAAAAATCTAATAAAATGAAAGTAGGACTAACTACCTATGGCTGCGAGGCGGGAATTAAGAACTGGATTAGAGCTGCTGAAAATGCAACGGCACAGAGTGATGACTTTGAAGTTGTACTGATAGGTCCAAAGCAGAAAACAGCTTTATTACAGTTTGATGCGATTAACGAAGTACAGGCTCATAAAAAAATGGACATGATGCTAGATCATGGTATTATTGATGCGTGTATTACGACAAACTATACTTATCCAATAGGCGTAGCTTCAGTAGGGAAAATGACGACCCTAAGTCAAGGTAAGCAGATATTTATGGCAACTACCTCTGGGACATCAGCTATCAATAGAGGAGCTGCAATGACATTTAATGCACTGTATGGCGTTATTGTAGCAAAAACAATGGGAATCAATAATCCGAAAGTAGGGATTTTGAATGTAGAAGGTGCAAGACAAGTGGAAAAAGGACTGGTAGAGCTTTCGCAAAGAGGTTATCCCATTGATTTTGCAAGTTCAATGCGAAGTGAGGCAGGCTGCATTATGAGGGGTAATGATGTTATTGCTGGGACACCGGATGTTTTAGTCCAAGACTCGCTTACAGGAAACATAACGATGAAAATGTGTGCATCCTTTATGAGTGGAGGAAGCCTGGAAACGATTGGAGCAGGATATGGACCTGGGATTGGAGAACAGTATGATAAAATTGCGATGGTTATTTCTAGAGCATCGGCGGAGATTGTTGTTGAAAATGCAATACATTTTGCAGCAAAATTAATTCGAGGAAACTTAATTTCTGTTGCAAAGAATGAATTTTCGAAAGCTAAAAAAGCAGGGCTATTAGAGATCATAAATCGTATGAGTAAAATGAATAAGCTGGAAATGGGTAATAAAAGTATTACGATACCTTTGGAAGAACCTGTGAATCATGGAATTGCTGGGATTGACATCATGGAACTTGAGCAGGCTATGCAGATATTATGGAGTAGTGGTATCTATGCGGAAAGCGGGATGGGGTGCACTGGACCTATTTTATTAGTAAATGAGAAAAAAGCAGAAAGAGCAATCATGGCCCTAAAAAAGTCAGGATTTTTAGTATACGAGGAAGGATGTTGTTAA
- the grdC gene encoding glycine/sarcosine/betaine reductase complex component C subunit beta: protein MRYAVIRGEGYTLAHVPDFIQSNSVFSSLENKVDDKSEILKNLSKSLRSFEEAVRYLPHQVYIGEINPETLRHYDLPWYNKPVKNADRFGAHGEIMSQDEFIGVLKIADIFDLIKLEKEYVSHIKKQLTKHPLFNEMKLRRLKEGDSLENIQMHIDKMQAMPLKIGGQVVGCVKRAHEFDPNLTAEIFFENIITKASGMLTAWNLLDRNQIEASEIDYVIECSESAAGDVYQRGGGNFAKAIAEGIGAVNASGSDTRAFCAAPVHAIIEASALVQSGIYRNVLVVAGGASAKLAMNAREHLKHDMPVLEDVIAGFAVLVGENDGLNPIIRSDLAGKHTVSTGSSPQAVITSLITTPLEKGGLKLKDIDRYAVEMQNPDITKPAGAGDVPEANYKMIASLGVKRGEIDPKEVATFGETFGFLGWAPTQGHIPSGIPYIGHARSAILNNEITRVMIIGKGSLFLARLTNQFDGVSFVIEKNSGLLEDEEEKKLSEEDMRLIMAKMMRKFAEELLKETD, encoded by the coding sequence GTGAGATATGCTGTTATTAGAGGCGAAGGGTATACGTTAGCTCATGTACCAGATTTTATTCAGAGTAACTCTGTGTTTTCTTCTCTTGAAAATAAGGTGGATGACAAGTCTGAAATACTAAAGAACCTTTCAAAGTCTTTGAGATCTTTCGAGGAAGCGGTTCGATATTTACCACATCAAGTGTATATTGGAGAAATTAATCCAGAAACGCTTAGGCATTATGATCTTCCATGGTATAATAAGCCAGTAAAAAATGCGGATAGATTTGGGGCACATGGAGAAATTATGAGTCAGGATGAATTTATTGGTGTACTGAAAATAGCTGATATTTTTGATTTAATTAAATTGGAAAAAGAATATGTTTCACATATTAAAAAGCAACTCACCAAACATCCTTTGTTTAATGAAATGAAACTCAGGCGATTAAAAGAAGGGGATTCCCTTGAAAACATACAGATGCACATAGACAAAATGCAAGCCATGCCTCTTAAAATTGGCGGCCAAGTAGTAGGCTGTGTTAAGCGTGCGCATGAATTTGATCCAAATCTAACGGCGGAGATTTTTTTTGAAAACATTATTACAAAAGCTTCCGGTATGTTAACGGCATGGAATCTACTGGATCGTAACCAGATAGAGGCTTCGGAAATTGACTATGTGATAGAATGCTCTGAAAGTGCGGCAGGGGATGTTTATCAAAGAGGAGGAGGAAACTTTGCAAAAGCAATAGCAGAAGGCATAGGAGCAGTGAATGCTTCCGGATCAGATACTCGTGCTTTTTGTGCAGCTCCCGTTCACGCGATTATTGAAGCTTCGGCCTTAGTCCAATCGGGAATCTATAGAAATGTCTTAGTGGTGGCAGGTGGAGCATCGGCTAAATTGGCTATGAATGCTAGAGAACACTTAAAACACGACATGCCGGTGCTAGAAGATGTAATAGCTGGGTTTGCTGTATTGGTAGGTGAAAATGATGGGTTGAATCCAATTATCAGATCTGATTTAGCAGGTAAACATACGGTTTCGACTGGGTCATCGCCACAAGCTGTTATAACATCGTTAATTACTACACCTTTAGAAAAAGGTGGATTAAAACTGAAGGATATTGATCGATATGCTGTGGAAATGCAGAATCCTGATATTACTAAACCAGCTGGAGCTGGTGACGTGCCTGAAGCAAACTATAAAATGATTGCTTCGCTAGGTGTGAAAAGAGGCGAAATTGATCCCAAAGAAGTGGCTACTTTTGGAGAAACATTTGGTTTTTTAGGCTGGGCTCCGACCCAAGGCCATATTCCATCAGGCATTCCATATATAGGTCACGCTCGCTCTGCTATATTAAATAATGAAATAACACGCGTAATGATTATTGGAAAAGGCAGTCTTTTTCTTGCAAGGCTAACCAATCAATTTGATGGTGTATCTTTTGTGATAGAAAAAAATTCTGGACTTTTGGAAGATGAGGAAGAAAAAAAGCTGTCAGAAGAAGATATGCGTTTAATAATGGCTAAAATGATGAGGAAGTTTGCGGAAGAGTTGTTAAAAGAAACGGATTAG
- a CDS encoding tRNA (cytidine(34)-2'-O)-methyltransferase, with translation MSLNIILHEPEIPQNTGNIARTCVIIGASLHIIKPTGFSLDDRYVKRAGLDYWDLLDLTIYNDFEDFLKRTKVKKIYCASTKAKEIYSDQQYSDPSFIMFGKETAGLPPNILEQYGSSLIRVPMIKHDSARSLNLSNAVAIVAYEVMRQWDFIGMH, from the coding sequence ATGTCACTTAATATTATTTTACATGAACCTGAAATACCTCAGAATACTGGGAATATAGCTAGAACTTGTGTCATAATTGGTGCAAGTCTTCATATTATTAAACCAACAGGATTTTCTTTAGATGATCGATATGTGAAACGTGCTGGCTTAGATTACTGGGATTTATTGGATTTGACTATCTATAATGACTTTGAGGATTTTCTTAAGCGTACAAAAGTGAAGAAAATATATTGCGCATCCACAAAAGCTAAAGAAATCTATAGTGATCAACAATATTCTGATCCAAGCTTTATAATGTTTGGAAAAGAAACGGCTGGTTTGCCTCCAAACATCCTTGAACAGTATGGGAGTTCATTAATAAGAGTGCCAATGATTAAGCACGATAGTGCTAGATCATTAAACCTTTCTAATGCGGTAGCTATTGTGGCATATGAAGTGATGCGCCAGTGGGATTTTATAGGAATGCATTAA
- a CDS encoding MBL fold metallo-hydrolase codes for MKPSTCKITHLYHSSFYLQTAHHLFIFDYVLPSSDSDSSLDLTSKNIHQLASNRNVFVFVSHHHSDHFSPVIFEWKNEINNIHYVLSSDINQTFDDSNTHSMDPGEQLKINDVLIKTFDSTDAGVSFYIEADQLSFFHSGDLNWWHWDDFSKEKQEQEALEYKNVIEKVKKEHINIAFVPVDPRLGNAFFWAGKYFFEEVKPDLLIPMHFHDNFSITKAFSDVMGLSSKTIASIGSRGEKIFFDKDQK; via the coding sequence ATGAAACCATCAACGTGTAAAATTACGCATCTTTATCATAGCTCCTTTTATCTGCAAACAGCTCACCACCTATTTATATTTGATTATGTCCTTCCATCAAGTGATAGTGACAGCTCCTTAGACCTTACCAGCAAAAATATTCATCAATTAGCTTCAAATCGGAATGTTTTTGTTTTCGTTTCTCACCATCATTCTGATCATTTTTCTCCAGTTATTTTCGAGTGGAAAAATGAAATCAATAATATTCACTATGTGCTCAGCAGTGATATAAACCAAACTTTTGATGATTCAAATACACATTCTATGGATCCCGGAGAACAGCTCAAGATAAACGATGTGCTTATAAAAACATTTGATTCTACTGATGCTGGGGTTTCTTTCTATATCGAAGCTGACCAGCTTTCATTCTTTCATTCCGGAGACTTAAACTGGTGGCATTGGGATGATTTCTCTAAAGAAAAGCAAGAACAAGAAGCGTTAGAATATAAGAACGTCATTGAAAAAGTAAAAAAAGAGCATATTAATATAGCCTTCGTACCAGTAGATCCCAGGCTTGGAAATGCATTCTTTTGGGCTGGTAAGTATTTTTTCGAAGAAGTTAAGCCCGACCTATTGATACCTATGCACTTTCATGACAATTTTTCAATAACGAAAGCTTTTTCAGATGTAATGGGCTTATCTTCCAAAACAATTGCATCTATTGGTAGCAGAGGCGAAAAAATATTTTTTGATAAAGATCAGAAATAA